The genomic region TCGTGTGGTCGACCGGAGATTCACGCCGGAGTCGAAGTCTCGGCGGGCGACAGAACCCGGGTCTCGAAAGGAGAATCGACGTGAACGATGCCACCGTATATACACACATGGACACTACTTCGGCACGGTCCGGCCTCGGTATCGTCGTGCTCCTGCTCGCGGCCGTGCTCCTCGTCCCGCTGCTGTTCGGCGGGATGATGGGCATGGGGATGGGCGGGAGCGGTGCGACCTGGCACGACCACTGGATGGGCTTCGACGGCCAGTGGTCGTGGTGGTGGTTCGCCGCCAGCCTCCTCGGCCGGCTGCTCGTCCTCGCCGTGGTCGTCGGCGGTGGCTACCTGTTGCTGACGTCGCTGGGCGGCGGGAGCGGTGGCGACCCGGCCCTCGACGAACTCCGCCGGGCGTACGCCCGCGGCGACCTGAGCGACGAGGAGTTCGACCGTCGTCGCGAGCGTCTCGAACGCGACTGAGCGGGCTCCGACGACCGAGCCAACCTGTCTTGCCCCGACCCTTCTCCGGCTGGCGTCGCCACGACCAGCCATGGTACAGGCACTCCTCCGGAATGTGCTGACCGACCCCGCGGTCCTCGCCGGCTGGGCCGCACTCGTGGCGGTCACGCTGGCCATCACGGTGTACGACCTGCGGACGAACAACGCCGAGCTCGCCCCCCTGATGCAGTTCGTCTGGGTGTTGACGGTGCTGTACGCCGGCCCGCTCGGGCTCGCGCTGTACGCCTACGCCGGCCGGACGCAGATCTCCCAGGACTCGCTCTGGCGGCGCGCCGGCCGGTCGGTCGCGCACTGCTTCTCGGGGTGTGGCCTGGGTGAAGTCGTCGGTATCGTCCTCGCCGCTGGGCTGCTTCGCCTGTCGACGCTCGGCGTCGCAGTCACGACGTTCGTCTTCGCCTACACCGCCGGCTTCGCGCTGACGGTGGGCCCGCTGGTACAGGAAGGGGTCGGCCTCACAGAGGCGGTGCTGGACGCGCTCTACAGCGAGACGCCATCCATCACCGTCATGGAGGTCGCAGCCATCGGGACCGACATCTGGGTCGCGGGCGAGGCTCACATCACCGAGCCGCTGTTCTGGGCCGGACTCGTCTTCTCGCTGAGTGTCGGGCTGGTCGTCGCCTACCCGGTGAACGCGTTCCTCGTCCACCATGGCGTCAAGGATGGGATGCAGAACCCGGCGGCGATGGCCGGGTGAGCGGTCGAGAAGGACCCGGACTCAGGCGCGGGTCACGGTGACCGACCCGTTCACCGCCGACGCCTCGACCTCGTAGCCGCCGTGGCCGTGGATCGCGAGGAGCCGGCGGAACGACTGGCTCGCGACCTCGAGCTCGCAGTCCTCGACCGAGACACGGCCGACCAGCGTCTCCGCCAGCACGTCGGCGTCGAGGCCCGCCGCGAGTCGTATCGTGAGCGAGCCGTTCGGCGAACTCACCTCGGCGTTCCGGCGCAGGGACCGGACCTCGACGTCGACCGACCCGTTCGCCGTCTCGGCGGCGTCGATGCCGGTGCAGCCGCGGGCCTCGACGCTCCCGTTGGCGGCGTGGAGCGAGACGAACCCGTCCACGTCGATGGCGTCGATGGACCCGTTGGCGACCTCGGCGTGGGTGTCACCCGAGACACTGTCGAGCGTCACGCTACCGTTCACGACTTCCACGTGGTCGACCGCGACGTCCGCCGGGATGGCGATGTCGAGGTCGGCTTTCGCCCGGACGTTCCGGACGGCCTCGCGGTCCTCGGGCTCGACGACGACGCGGAGTGTTCCGTCGGTCACCTCACAGGTGACGCGGAGTCGGTCGAGGTGGTCGGGGTCGGCGCGGGTCCGCTTGGTCGCGGTGACGGTGACGGTGTCAGCGTCGGTCAGTCGCAGCGTCGCGTCGCCATTGACGCTCTCGACGGTGAGGCGTTCGACCGTGGCCGCGTCGACCGTCTCCTCGACGGTGGTGGTGGTCTCCGTGCCGGTCCCGAGGGTCGCCCCTTCGACGATGCCGTCGACGAGCGAACCGAGGAAGCCGCGGTTGGATTCGGTGGGCATGGGAGCAGAGACGCCCGCTGACCGGGTATAAGTTCGCAGAATTCGGTTTCTGTTTCGACGGGAACCGAAACGAGCTTCTGTCGGGATTCTGCCGTGTCCGTGGCGCAAAAGAACGGGAGGTGCTTGGCTGCGAGGTGCTTGGCTGCGGGGTGCTTTGCTGGCGGTGCTGGTGCGGGTGTCGGCTGCCGACGGCTTACGCGGCGGGCGTGGCCGGCACGCCGGCGTCGACGTGGCCGCTGGCGGTCCCGGACCGGTCAGGACGGTCCTCGTCGGCACCGTGTCCAGCCTCGTCGGAGGCGGCCTCCCCGCCCGAGTCGCTCGCGCTCAAGTCGGCATTGACGACCGAGTGCTCGAAGTAGACCCGGTCGAACGCCGTCGTGTCGTACTTGCCGTACAGCTCCAGGGACCCGCCTTCGCCCGACATGCGCCGGAAGGCGGCGTTCTCGAAGGTGACCTCGATGGTCCCGTCGGTGAGGGTGACCGAGTCGGCGGCGAGGCGCTCGCCGCTGGCACCGTCGGTCACGTAGAAGCTATCGGGCACGGCCGCGGTCGTCCCGTTCGGCGCGTCGATGGTCACCGTCGCCATCCCCTTCTGCACCGAGATGTCCTCGACGTCGGTCACGCTGTCGACCCGCCGGATGCGGTTCGTGTCCTCGGGGGAGACGGGCGTGTTGTTCCGGATGTAGTCGAGCAGGGCGGTCCCGTACAGCGTGTTCGTCGTGCTGACGCGGGTCGCGTTCGTCAGGACCGAGTCGTCCCAGCCGGCCATGTAGGAGTTGACCGTGACGGTGTAGGTCTCGTCCTCGTCGAGCCGTTCGCCGTTCACCCACGCGTCGCGGATGTACGGTTCCTCGCCCTCGTGGCCGACCCATTCGTAGGTCACGCCGCTGACCTGGAGCTGGGCCTCCGACCCGAACCGCTGGCCGGTCTCGCTCTCCAGGGTGACGACCTGGCTGGCGAGCAGTTGCTTCAGCTCCGCCCCGGTCAACTCGACCGTCACGAGCGTGTTGCGGAACGGCAGGACGTTGTAGACGTCCCCGACGGTGACGTTTCCGGGGCCGTAGACGCTGTTCGAGCGGATGCCGCCGGCGTTCGTGATGGCGACCTCGGCACCGGTCTTGGCGCGGAAGCTGTCGCCGATCATGTTGCCGAGGGCGGTCTCGTCGTGGTAGTTCGAGGCGAAACGGGCGTCGAGCGGGACGGTCGTCCGGCCCGCGACCTCCTCGAGGGTGTCCTGGCGCGCCTTCGAGATGATGGTCGCGACCGTCTCGTTGCGCGGGACGTCCTCGGTGACGTTCAGCAGGCGACCGTTCCAGGCGGTCACGTCGCCGTCCTCGACCGTGAGGTTGACCTCGCCGACGTGCTCGGCGCGGGCCTCGGCCTCGACGATGACGGTCCCTGCGGTCTCCTGTGGCGGGTACTCGAGCTCGTCGTCACCGACGACGATGGCGTCGACGTGCTCGGTCTCGCGGGCCAGCGTCTTCGACTCGGGGATGCCGATGTGGGCCGCCGCGACGACCACGTCGACGTCGCGTTCCTCCTTCAGCATCGTGGCGTACTCGCTGGCCACGGTGGAGTAGTTCCGGAGTTCGTAGCCCTCCTCGTCGAAGTCGACGGCGGTCTTGGGCTTGATGGCCTCGTCGGCGAGCCCGACGATGCCGACCTTTACGCCGTCGCGCTCGACGATGGTGTAGGGTTCGGTGCCCGGGATGGGTTCACCCGTCTCCTCGTCGACGATGTTCGCCATCAGCCACGGGAACTCGGACTCGTTCGAGAAGTTCTCGACCGCGCCGAAGCCGTAGTCGAGGTCGTGGTTCCCGATGACCTCGGCGGCCGGGTCGAGGACGTTCAGCGCGGCCACGGGCGTCCGCCACTGCGTCAGCGGCGAGAGCGCGTGGGGGCTGACCTGGTCACCGCCGCCGACCACGACGGTCGGGTTGTCGTGGGCGGCCCGGCGCTCGTTCACGAGGTGGACCATCCGCGGGAAGGTCTGGTTCTCGACGGCCGCGGTCTGGATGTCGTTGTAGGTCAGCAACGTCAGCGTGGTCGAGTCGTTCGACTCGTTGTCGGGTGCCTCGGCCGCGAGCGAGGACCCGGTGGCGGGCGCGGTCGCACCGGCCCGTGTTTCGGGGGACGATACCGGTTCGGTCGCCGCCACCGGGCCGACAGCCCCGGCGGCGACGAGGAGCGTGACGAGTAACACCGTGAGTAACCGTCGCATGGCCAATAACCACTACTGATAACCGATATGTAAAAGTGTATATGTCGACACGAGAGTGGAACGGTCCAGAATATAGAATATGTACTGCTGGCTGGTCCGTGGCACTTGATTGCTTCTGGGCCTGTACTGGCCAGAAAAAGATTGTTCGGTTGAACTGTCTCGAAGTCGGGCCACTTCGATGGCAGGGTCCCGCGCTGGCCGCGATAGTCGAGGTGGTCGAGATGGCCGAGGTGGTTCCGGTACCGCCCGTCAGTACCCGAGGTTGTCGCGGACGAGCACGAGCGTCGTCCGGCCCTCCTCGGTCTCGTGCCGGTAGACGAGCTGCTTCGCGATGACGCTCTCCATCCCGTAGGCCTCCTGGGCACGGGCGTTCTCCAGCTCGTAGGCGAACTCCTCGATGCGGTCGAAGGCGGCGTCGAGGTCGTCGGTGATCTTGTTCACGCCCGAGACCAGCACGAGGTGCTGGGCGGCGAACGGGTACGCGCCGATACGGCTACCGGAGGCGTCGGCGGCGACGAGCTCACCGCTCTGGGCGATGGCGTTGACGCTCCCGAGGAAGTAGTCGGCGGTCTGGGCCTCGCGGCGGAACGTGTGGCGCTCGGCGTCGTCGTCGATGTTCCAGACCTCGTTGGAAAGATTCTCCCAGTCGTGGTCGCCCTCGTTGAGGTAGTCGACGAAGCCGATCTCTTCGAGGGTCGTGGAGTGCCCGTTCATCACGGAGACGTCGTCGGGAATCTGGTCGATGACGGCGTCGAGGGCTGCCTCGGCGTCGTCGACCACGACCACGTCGAACCCTCGGGCTTCGAGGTTCTCGACGGTCTCGTCGATGGTCGCGTCGTCGGGGAGCTGGTCGTACGATTCGTCGGCGGAGACGTCTTCGAGGTACTGCGATTTCTCTGACATAGATGTGTCTCGTGAGGGGGATACACGCAGGGGTGTGGCCGTGGTTCGGGCCGTGGTGCCCCTGGAACTGTCCTCGTTCTCAGCCTGGGACGGCACCATCATAAGCGCTCGCGGACGCCGGGTTCACCAGGTGACACCGGTGTCAGTGGCGGGCGAGCCTTTTCTCTCGTCCTCGCCTCAGAGTACGTATGCGACTCACCGCCACCGAGATAGACATCGGGACCCGGAACCCGACGGTCCTGCTCAACGGGGCGGACGCGGAGGAACTCGGCGTCCACGCGCTCGACCGCGTCCACCTGGCGTACGACGGCCGGACCACGGTCGGGCTGGTCGAGGTGACCGACCAGCTCGTCCCGCGGGGGACCATCGGCGTCACCGCGCGCCTCGCACACGTCACCGGCGAGGTCGACGTGAGCGCCGCCCCGAGACCGAATGCGGTGGCGTACATCCGCAAGAAGCTGGACGACATCGAACTGGAACCGGCCGAGATAGCCGCCATCGTGCGCGACATCGACGCGGACCGGCTGAGCGACGTGGAGCTCGGGGCGTACGCCACGGGCGTCTACACCAACGGGCTCTCGCGGGCGGAGACCACCGCACTCACCGAGGCGATGACCGAGGCGGGCGAGGTCATCGACTGGGGCGAGACGCCCATCGCCGACAAGCACTCTATCGGCGGGGTCGCGGGGAACCGGGTCACACCGATAATCGTCGCCATCGTCGCCGCCGCGGGCGTGAAGATACCCAAGACCTCCTCGCGGGCGGTCACGTCCCCGGCAGGGACCGCCGACACGATGGCGGTGTTCTGCGACGTGGAGTTCACCCTCGACGAGGTGAAAGACATCGTCGAGGAGACCAGCGGCTGTTTCGTCTGGGGCGGTGGCGTGAACCTCTCGCCGGTCGACGACAAGATAATCCGGGCCGAGACGCCGCTGTCGCTCGACCCGCCGGGCCAGCTCATGGCCTCGGTGCTCTCGAAGAAGAAGAGCGCGGGCTCGACCCACGTGCTCATCGACCTGCCCTACGGCGAGGGGGCGAAGGTCGAGAGCCTGGCCGAGGCGCGCGAACTCGCGGAGGACTTCCGGGTCGTCGGCGAGCACCTCGGGCTGACGATCGAATGCACCATCACGAAGGGCGAACAGCCGATCGGGCGGGGTATCGGGCCCGTCCTCGAAGCCCGCGACGTACTTCAGGTGCTGCAGGGTTCGGGCCCGACCGAACTCCGGCTGAAGGCCCTCCGACTCGCCGACATCCTGCTGGAGTGCTGTTGCGTCGACGCGGATGCAGCCAGTCTCCTCGATTCCGGCGAGGCACTCGCCACCTTCCGGCGCATCATCGCCGCCCAGGACGGCGACCCCGAGGTGACGCTCGACGACCTCCAGCCCGGGACCGAGACCGAGGTCATCCGTGCGGAGCGCGACGGCCTCGTCACGCACGTGGACAACCGGCTCGTGAGCGACATCGCCCGCCGGGCCGGGGCCCCACGGGATACGGGGGCGGGGCTGTCGCTGCACCGCCGCGTGGACGAGGAGGTGACCGCTGGCGACCCGCTGTTCACCATCTACGCCGAGCAGTCGGCGAAGCTGGCGGACGCGCACGAACTCGCCCGGCGCGTCGAGGCGGTCCGGGTCCGCCCGGCAGAGGACGCGCTCGTCGAGCGGCTCTGACCGGTTGCTCGCCCGTTCTCTCCCCATCGCCGTGAGTGCTCGTCCACGATTTACCCGACCGGTGCGTACTCACAGACGATGGCAGATATCCCACGACGGGACCGCCGACCCACCGGAGTGTCGCGTCGTGCCGTGCTCAGGGCGGCGACGGCGACGAGCGCGGCGGCTGTTCTGGCGACACTCGTCCAGAGCGGGGCGGCTGCGACGCCCGTCGACCCGGAGCCGACGACGCGAGCCGACCGGGGCGACGTGTTCAGTGTGGACCGCGAGGGCGTCGAGGGGGTGTTCCCGCAGTCGGTCGCCAGCGGCGGCCCGACGCCGAATGGCGTGCTCTGCTGGACGCGAATCGCCCCCGATGCCTACGACCCGGCGACCGACCTCGGCGTGGAGGTGGCGGCGGACGAATCGTTCGCGGACGTGGTCTTCCGCGGGGTCGTCCCGGCTGAGACGGTGAGCCCCGACGACGATTACTGCGTGACGGTCGACCTCGATGGCCTGCTGGCGGCGGACCGCCACTACTGCTTCCGGTTCGTCTACCGTGGAGACGCGAGTCGAGTCGGCCGCTGTCGGACGCTTCCGCCCCCGGAGGCCTCGCCCGACCGGCTCGCCCTGGGTGTCCTCTCGTGCAACAACTACCGCCACGGCTACTTCGGGGCGCTCGCCCACGTCGCCTCGGAGGACCTCGATTATCTGCTTCACCTCGGCGATTTCATCTACGAGTACGGTGGTGAGACCGACGTCCCCGGGCGCGACATCCAGTTGCCCAGCGGGCACGACCTGGCGTGGACCCTCGCGGACTTCCGCCACCTCCACCGGACCTACCGGTCCGACCCGTTCATGCAGCGGGCGCTGGAGCGCCACACCCTCCTGCACGTCTGGGACGACCACGAGATAGTCAACGACCGCTGGTGGAACGCCGAGACGGACGCGCCGGAGACGACGGACCACCCGATGGGTGGCGACCCCGAGTTCATGCGACGGCTGTACGTCGAGGGGCTCACGGCGATGACGGAGTACGTCCCGTCGCGGATTCTCCAGCCGGATGGTCGCGTCGCTACCGACCGAATCCGCGAGGAAGTCCGTCTCTACCGGTCGCTCCGCTTCGGCGACCTCGCGACCCTGTTCCTCACCGACGAGCGCCTGTACCGGTCACCGCCGCCGGTCGAGGAGACCGAGGACGGCCGGCCCGACGGCACGCCCCTGTGGGGACCGGGAACCGCGGGTGACCCGACCAGAACGATGCTCGGGGCAGCCCAGCGTCGCTGGCTGGTCGACGGCGTGACCAAGTCCGAGGCGACGTGGAAACTCTGGGGGAACGAGGTGTTGCTATCGCCGCTCTCGTTCGGGAAGTCCGGGTCGTCGCGACGCAACTACGACGCCTGGGACGGGTTCCGGTTCGAGCGACGGTACCTCCTGGGCGAGTTCGCCCGTGCGGGGGTGCGGAACCTCGTGACGCTCACCGGCGACATGCACTCCTATCTCGTGGGATACCTGCTGGACACT from Haloarchaeobius sp. HME9146 harbors:
- a CDS encoding SHOCT domain-containing protein, giving the protein MDTTSARSGLGIVVLLLAAVLLVPLLFGGMMGMGMGGSGATWHDHWMGFDGQWSWWWFAASLLGRLLVLAVVVGGGYLLLTSLGGGSGGDPALDELRRAYARGDLSDEEFDRRRERLERD
- a CDS encoding DUF4396 domain-containing protein; translated protein: MVQALLRNVLTDPAVLAGWAALVAVTLAITVYDLRTNNAELAPLMQFVWVLTVLYAGPLGLALYAYAGRTQISQDSLWRRAGRSVAHCFSGCGLGEVVGIVLAAGLLRLSTLGVAVTTFVFAYTAGFALTVGPLVQEGVGLTEAVLDALYSETPSITVMEVAAIGTDIWVAGEAHITEPLFWAGLVFSLSVGLVVAYPVNAFLVHHGVKDGMQNPAAMAG
- a CDS encoding DUF4097 family beta strand repeat-containing protein, which codes for MPTESNRGFLGSLVDGIVEGATLGTGTETTTTVEETVDAATVERLTVESVNGDATLRLTDADTVTVTATKRTRADPDHLDRLRVTCEVTDGTLRVVVEPEDREAVRNVRAKADLDIAIPADVAVDHVEVVNGSVTLDSVSGDTHAEVANGSIDAIDVDGFVSLHAANGSVEARGCTGIDAAETANGSVDVEVRSLRRNAEVSSPNGSLTIRLAAGLDADVLAETLVGRVSVEDCELEVASQSFRRLLAIHGHGGYEVEASAVNGSVTVTRA
- a CDS encoding bifunctional UDP-sugar hydrolase/5'-nucleotidase, which gives rise to MRRLLTVLLVTLLVAAGAVGPVAATEPVSSPETRAGATAPATGSSLAAEAPDNESNDSTTLTLLTYNDIQTAAVENQTFPRMVHLVNERRAAHDNPTVVVGGGDQVSPHALSPLTQWRTPVAALNVLDPAAEVIGNHDLDYGFGAVENFSNESEFPWLMANIVDEETGEPIPGTEPYTIVERDGVKVGIVGLADEAIKPKTAVDFDEEGYELRNYSTVASEYATMLKEERDVDVVVAAAHIGIPESKTLARETEHVDAIVVGDDELEYPPQETAGTVIVEAEARAEHVGEVNLTVEDGDVTAWNGRLLNVTEDVPRNETVATIISKARQDTLEEVAGRTTVPLDARFASNYHDETALGNMIGDSFRAKTGAEVAITNAGGIRSNSVYGPGNVTVGDVYNVLPFRNTLVTVELTGAELKQLLASQVVTLESETGQRFGSEAQLQVSGVTYEWVGHEGEEPYIRDAWVNGERLDEDETYTVTVNSYMAGWDDSVLTNATRVSTTNTLYGTALLDYIRNNTPVSPEDTNRIRRVDSVTDVEDISVQKGMATVTIDAPNGTTAAVPDSFYVTDGASGERLAADSVTLTDGTIEVTFENAAFRRMSGEGGSLELYGKYDTTAFDRVYFEHSVVNADLSASDSGGEAASDEAGHGADEDRPDRSGTASGHVDAGVPATPAA
- a CDS encoding lactate utilization protein; protein product: MSEKSQYLEDVSADESYDQLPDDATIDETVENLEARGFDVVVVDDAEAALDAVIDQIPDDVSVMNGHSTTLEEIGFVDYLNEGDHDWENLSNEVWNIDDDAERHTFRREAQTADYFLGSVNAIAQSGELVAADASGSRIGAYPFAAQHLVLVSGVNKITDDLDAAFDRIEEFAYELENARAQEAYGMESVIAKQLVYRHETEEGRTTLVLVRDNLGY
- a CDS encoding AMP phosphorylase, producing MRLTATEIDIGTRNPTVLLNGADAEELGVHALDRVHLAYDGRTTVGLVEVTDQLVPRGTIGVTARLAHVTGEVDVSAAPRPNAVAYIRKKLDDIELEPAEIAAIVRDIDADRLSDVELGAYATGVYTNGLSRAETTALTEAMTEAGEVIDWGETPIADKHSIGGVAGNRVTPIIVAIVAAAGVKIPKTSSRAVTSPAGTADTMAVFCDVEFTLDEVKDIVEETSGCFVWGGGVNLSPVDDKIIRAETPLSLDPPGQLMASVLSKKKSAGSTHVLIDLPYGEGAKVESLAEARELAEDFRVVGEHLGLTIECTITKGEQPIGRGIGPVLEARDVLQVLQGSGPTELRLKALRLADILLECCCVDADAASLLDSGEALATFRRIIAAQDGDPEVTLDDLQPGTETEVIRAERDGLVTHVDNRLVSDIARRAGAPRDTGAGLSLHRRVDEEVTAGDPLFTIYAEQSAKLADAHELARRVEAVRVRPAEDALVERL
- a CDS encoding alkaline phosphatase, yielding MADIPRRDRRPTGVSRRAVLRAATATSAAAVLATLVQSGAAATPVDPEPTTRADRGDVFSVDREGVEGVFPQSVASGGPTPNGVLCWTRIAPDAYDPATDLGVEVAADESFADVVFRGVVPAETVSPDDDYCVTVDLDGLLAADRHYCFRFVYRGDASRVGRCRTLPPPEASPDRLALGVLSCNNYRHGYFGALAHVASEDLDYLLHLGDFIYEYGGETDVPGRDIQLPSGHDLAWTLADFRHLHRTYRSDPFMQRALERHTLLHVWDDHEIVNDRWWNAETDAPETTDHPMGGDPEFMRRLYVEGLTAMTEYVPSRILQPDGRVATDRIREEVRLYRSLRFGDLATLFLTDERLYRSPPPVEETEDGRPDGTPLWGPGTAGDPTRTMLGAAQRRWLVDGVTKSEATWKLWGNEVLLSPLSFGKSGSSRRNYDAWDGFRFERRYLLGEFARAGVRNLVTLTGDMHSYLVGYLLDTSDGVDSPAALPPPEERVGVEFMTPAVSSDNLAALGAIPASLGERLADHVVRAQNPHLAWFNSSRWGYTTLELTPEDCVWTAWGVDRAENSADAEKTLLRRFRVPEGRVELERLD